In a genomic window of Deinococcus aquiradiocola:
- the bshA gene encoding N-acetyl-alpha-D-glucosaminyl L-malate synthase BshA, whose translation MKVGVLCHSGAGGSGVVATELGLEVARAGHEVHFVGASVPFRLGGHPGLFGRGPYFHQVSSYAYALFEQPYPELSAANALTEVILEHDLDLTHAHYAIPHATAAIHARAITGRSRVITTLHGTDVTLVGADPSFLHSTRHAILKSDMVTAVSKFLADQTRDVFGVDVPIEVIHNFVDTDRFRRNPDPTVRARFAHPDEALIVHVSNFRPVKRATDVIETFARVASELPARLLMIGDGPERVAAFELAQRLGVIGRVQFLGSFPEVQSVLGIADLFLLPSSQESFGLAALEAMACEVPVVATRAGGIPEVVLDGVTGALAGVGDVDTMAHAALSILRDRDTYLAMGQAARRRAVEHFHPSLIVPQYLQAYAQLLQP comes from the coding sequence ATGAAGGTCGGCGTGCTGTGTCACTCCGGCGCGGGCGGTTCCGGGGTGGTGGCCACGGAACTCGGCCTGGAGGTCGCCAGGGCCGGGCACGAGGTGCACTTCGTGGGCGCGTCCGTGCCGTTCCGGCTGGGCGGGCATCCGGGCCTGTTCGGGCGGGGGCCGTACTTCCATCAGGTGAGCAGTTACGCGTACGCGCTGTTCGAGCAGCCGTACCCGGAACTGAGCGCCGCGAACGCCCTGACCGAAGTGATCCTGGAGCACGACCTGGACCTGACGCACGCGCACTACGCGATTCCGCACGCGACGGCCGCCATCCACGCGCGCGCCATCACGGGCCGTTCGCGCGTCATCACGACGCTTCACGGCACCGACGTGACGCTGGTCGGCGCGGACCCCAGCTTCCTGCACAGCACGCGGCACGCGATCCTGAAGTCCGACATGGTGACGGCCGTGTCGAAGTTCCTGGCGGACCAGACGCGGGACGTGTTCGGGGTGGACGTGCCGATCGAGGTGATTCACAACTTCGTGGACACGGACCGCTTCCGGCGCAACCCGGACCCGACGGTGCGCGCCCGCTTCGCGCACCCGGACGAGGCGCTGATCGTGCACGTCAGCAACTTCCGGCCCGTGAAGCGCGCGACGGACGTGATCGAGACGTTCGCGCGCGTCGCGTCGGAACTCCCGGCTCGCCTCCTGATGATCGGGGACGGGCCGGAACGCGTCGCGGCCTTCGAGCTGGCGCAACGGCTCGGCGTGATCGGGCGCGTGCAGTTCCTGGGGTCCTTCCCGGAGGTGCAGTCGGTGCTGGGCATCGCGGACCTGTTCCTCCTGCCGAGCAGCCAGGAAAGCTTCGGTCTGGCAGCGCTGGAGGCCATGGCGTGCGAGGTGCCGGTCGTCGCAACGCGCGCGGGCGGCATTCCGGAAGTGGTGCTGGACGGCGTGACGGGCGCCCTCGCCGGGGTGGGCGACGTGGACACCATGGCGCACGCCGCCCTGTCCATCCTGCGTGACCGGGACACGTACCTCGCGATGGGTCAGGCGGCGCGCAGGCGGGCGGTGGAGCACTTCCACCCGTCGCTGATCGTGCCGCAGTACCTGCAGGCGTACGCGCAGCTGCTGCAGCCTTAA
- the glgC gene encoding glucose-1-phosphate adenylyltransferase: MKSARILGMILAGGQGSRLSPLTLKRSKPAVPFGSKYRIIDFAINNFMNSDIFSIYVLTQFKAQSLTEHIQRGWRFGTFLSDYFITLVPAQMYRFEELGPVWYRGTADAVYQNMHLIDNYDADYVAIFSGDHIYKMNIRHMVEQHIDAGADVTIAAYPMPQTEAHRFGVMQVDDNWRVTEFLEKPANPPGIPGDPTTTLTSMGNYIFSRKALDELLNTNMGGDLAGFDFGGDVIPHALAAGYKVQAYDFHKNPIPGQEGIANTYWKDVGTLDAYYEANMDLVSVSPEFDLYNHQWPLRTSSEFSPPTKFVHEVEGRKGQAFNSIMAGGTIISGGTVRDSVLGRAVRTHSYSLVESSVLFDNVEVHRNAHIRRAIIDKDVEVPEGTRIGLNAEEDAARGFKITESGIVVVPKGYRF; this comes from the coding sequence ATGAAATCAGCACGCATTCTGGGCATGATTCTCGCGGGCGGGCAGGGCAGCCGTCTCTCACCACTCACCCTGAAACGCTCCAAGCCGGCCGTGCCGTTCGGCAGCAAGTACCGCATCATCGATTTCGCGATCAACAACTTCATGAACAGCGACATCTTCAGCATCTACGTGCTGACGCAGTTCAAGGCGCAGAGCCTCACGGAGCACATCCAGCGCGGCTGGCGTTTCGGGACGTTCCTCAGCGATTACTTCATCACGCTGGTGCCCGCGCAGATGTACCGCTTCGAGGAGCTGGGGCCCGTCTGGTACCGCGGCACGGCGGACGCGGTGTACCAGAACATGCACCTGATCGACAACTACGACGCGGATTACGTCGCGATCTTCAGCGGCGACCACATCTACAAGATGAACATCCGGCACATGGTCGAGCAGCACATCGACGCGGGCGCGGACGTCACCATCGCCGCGTACCCCATGCCGCAGACCGAAGCGCACCGGTTCGGTGTGATGCAGGTGGACGACAACTGGCGCGTCACGGAGTTCCTCGAGAAGCCCGCCAACCCGCCCGGCATTCCCGGTGACCCCACCACGACCCTGACGAGCATGGGCAACTACATCTTCTCCCGCAAGGCGCTCGACGAGTTGCTGAACACCAACATGGGCGGCGACCTGGCCGGGTTCGACTTCGGCGGGGACGTCATCCCGCACGCGCTCGCGGCCGGGTACAAGGTGCAGGCCTACGACTTCCACAAGAACCCGATTCCCGGTCAGGAAGGCATCGCGAACACGTACTGGAAGGACGTGGGGACGCTCGACGCGTACTACGAGGCGAACATGGACCTCGTGAGCGTCTCGCCGGAATTCGACCTGTACAACCACCAGTGGCCGCTGCGCACCAGCAGCGAGTTCTCGCCGCCCACGAAGTTCGTGCACGAGGTCGAGGGCCGCAAGGGGCAGGCGTTCAACAGCATCATGGCGGGCGGCACCATCATCAGCGGCGGTACCGTGCGTGACAGCGTGCTGGGCCGCGCCGTGCGCACGCACAGTTACTCGCTGGTGGAGAGCAGCGTGCTGTTCGACAATGTCGAGGTGCACCGCAACGCGCACATCCGCCGGGCCATCATCGACAAGGATGTCGAGGTGCCCGAGGGAACCCGTATCGGCCTGAACGCCGAGGAGGACGCGGCGCGCGGCTTCAAGATCACCGAGAGCGGCATCGTGGTCGTCCCGAAAGGCTACAGGTTCTGA
- a CDS encoding TrmH family RNA methyltransferase → MSVPEPVHSLQNPQVKRLVRLKSRRERDAEGVWLVEGARELSRAHEAGVQLRQLFVCPDLYSDEAREVAGALQDAAGNVTVLGRAPFEKASHRENPDGLLALAEPFRPALPEPGEDTLVLLLMGLEKPGNLGALLRTADGVGVDAVLVVGDGTDLGNPGVIRASQGSVFSRPVAGLPEADALAWLRRHGFRLVACTPEASTVYWDAPLTGRVALCLGSEHDGLPAHWREQADVRVGIPMQGQADSLNVSVAGALVLYEALRQRRAGRGA, encoded by the coding sequence ATGTCAGTTCCGGAACCCGTCCATTCCCTGCAGAATCCCCAGGTCAAACGCCTCGTGCGCCTCAAGTCCCGCCGTGAACGCGACGCGGAAGGCGTGTGGCTCGTGGAGGGCGCGCGTGAACTGAGCCGCGCGCACGAGGCGGGCGTGCAGCTGCGGCAGCTGTTCGTGTGCCCGGACCTGTACAGCGACGAGGCCCGCGAGGTCGCCGGGGCGCTGCAGGACGCGGCCGGGAACGTGACGGTGCTGGGCCGCGCGCCCTTCGAGAAGGCCAGTCACCGCGAGAACCCGGACGGCCTGCTCGCGCTCGCCGAACCGTTCCGGCCCGCCCTGCCGGAGCCGGGCGAGGACACGCTGGTGCTGCTGCTGATGGGGCTGGAGAAACCCGGGAACCTCGGGGCACTGCTGCGCACGGCGGACGGGGTGGGCGTGGACGCCGTCCTGGTGGTCGGGGACGGCACGGACCTCGGGAATCCCGGCGTGATCCGCGCGAGCCAGGGCAGCGTCTTCTCGCGCCCCGTGGCGGGCCTGCCCGAGGCGGACGCGCTCGCGTGGCTGCGGCGGCACGGCTTCCGGCTGGTGGCGTGCACGCCCGAGGCGAGCACCGTGTACTGGGACGCGCCGCTCACGGGCCGCGTGGCATTGTGCCTGGGAAGCGAGCACGACGGCCTGCCCGCCCACTGGCGCGAGCAGGCGGACGTGCGCGTCGGGATTCCCATGCAGGGGCAGGCGGACAGCCTGAACGTGTCCGTGGCAGGTGCGCTCGTGCTGTACGAGGCGCTCAGGCAGCGGCGCGCCGGGAGGGGCGCGTGA
- the secD gene encoding protein translocase subunit SecD, producing MSLMNPNQKRRPTPKRKAPPAKASPTTTFMLLAVLLLSLLFVWRPWEHKQNLWTLNDSNYQFVTLGLDLRGGLRIALSPESGTATREQLDQVKTIIENRINSLGVTEPTVTVAGGKRVVVEIPGATPAQQDRARSIIQQQAKLEFRIVNQGAKPDAALQQKNPDSSGYALTDLGPVQATGELISNASAGTDQSGRWIVQVTNNSKGATAFGDFTGKNVGRLMAIVLDNQIKSVATIQSALYNSFQISGTFTQEQASQLALVLKSGSLPIKIKIDEERAIGPSLGADAIRSGAIAALVGIALVFVMLFFYYGLWFGLVGALGLLFSSVIILGLLGGLGATLTLPGIAGLVLTIGAAIDGNVISFERIKEELKIGKGIKNSIQAGYEHSTMTILDVNASHLLSALALYAYASGPVKGFAVTLIIGVVASAFSNLVFARWMLQWLSRRRDFTAPARIGVPHFDYIKVAPIVTSISLLLALGGAVLLGVRGLNYGVDFTSGTSLTVRADTSTDVEAVRTAVTGAGIANVTAQNSTIQRSLTPGIQGAQYTVKVPQLNDTQIKAISARISALPGGQVQQTETIGPAVGQELTTQTIYAVLLGLALILAYVWFRFDLVTGAGSVFAVFHDVAIVMGLYSLLHLEFGIATVAAVLTVIGYSLNDSIIVSDRIRENHKVMRGQTSRAIVNGSINQTLSRTVMTSVCTLLPLLALLVFGGPVLRDFSIAMIVGIVVGTYSSIYIVSPMIVFFEERSQNRGKGTPAPVKS from the coding sequence ATGTCCCTGATGAACCCCAACCAGAAGCGTCGCCCCACGCCGAAACGCAAGGCGCCGCCCGCCAAGGCCAGTCCCACCACCACCTTCATGCTGCTCGCCGTGCTGCTCCTCTCGCTGCTGTTCGTGTGGCGGCCCTGGGAGCACAAGCAGAACCTCTGGACCCTCAACGACAGCAACTACCAGTTCGTGACGCTGGGCCTCGACCTGCGCGGCGGCCTGCGGATCGCGCTGTCGCCCGAGAGCGGCACCGCCACCCGCGAACAGCTCGACCAGGTCAAGACGATCATCGAGAACCGCATCAACTCGCTCGGCGTGACCGAACCGACCGTGACCGTCGCGGGCGGCAAGCGCGTCGTGGTCGAGATCCCCGGCGCGACGCCCGCCCAGCAGGACCGGGCGCGCAGCATCATCCAGCAGCAGGCGAAACTGGAGTTCCGGATCGTCAACCAGGGCGCGAAGCCCGACGCGGCCCTCCAGCAGAAGAACCCCGACAGCAGCGGCTACGCCCTCACGGACCTCGGCCCGGTGCAGGCGACCGGTGAGCTGATCTCCAACGCGAGCGCCGGCACCGACCAGTCCGGCCGCTGGATCGTGCAGGTCACCAACAACAGCAAGGGCGCCACCGCCTTCGGGGACTTCACCGGCAAGAACGTCGGCCGTCTCATGGCGATCGTGCTCGACAACCAGATCAAGAGCGTCGCCACCATCCAGTCGGCGCTGTACAACTCCTTCCAGATTTCCGGGACCTTCACGCAGGAGCAGGCGAGCCAGCTGGCCCTCGTGCTGAAGTCCGGCAGCCTGCCCATCAAGATCAAGATCGACGAGGAGCGCGCCATCGGGCCGAGCCTCGGTGCGGACGCCATCCGCAGCGGCGCCATCGCCGCGCTCGTCGGGATCGCGCTGGTGTTCGTGATGCTGTTCTTCTACTACGGCCTGTGGTTCGGTCTGGTCGGCGCGCTCGGCCTGCTGTTCTCCAGCGTCATCATTCTCGGCCTGCTCGGCGGGCTGGGCGCGACGCTCACGCTGCCCGGCATCGCGGGTCTCGTCCTGACGATCGGTGCGGCCATCGACGGGAACGTCATCTCCTTCGAGCGCATCAAGGAAGAACTGAAGATCGGCAAGGGCATCAAGAACAGCATCCAGGCAGGCTACGAGCACTCCACCATGACGATCCTCGACGTGAACGCCTCGCACCTGCTGTCCGCGCTGGCGCTGTACGCGTACGCGAGCGGCCCCGTGAAGGGCTTCGCGGTGACGCTGATCATCGGCGTGGTCGCGTCCGCCTTCTCGAACCTGGTGTTCGCGAGGTGGATGCTGCAGTGGCTGTCGCGCCGCCGCGACTTCACCGCGCCCGCCCGGATCGGCGTGCCGCACTTCGACTACATCAAGGTCGCGCCCATCGTGACGAGCATCTCGCTGCTCCTCGCGCTCGGCGGGGCGGTCCTGCTCGGCGTCCGCGGCCTGAACTACGGCGTGGACTTCACGTCCGGCACGAGCCTCACCGTGCGCGCCGACACCAGCACCGACGTGGAGGCCGTCCGGACCGCCGTGACCGGGGCAGGCATCGCGAACGTGACCGCGCAGAACTCCACCATCCAGCGCAGCCTCACGCCCGGCATTCAGGGCGCGCAGTACACCGTGAAGGTCCCGCAGCTCAACGACACGCAGATCAAGGCCATCTCGGCCCGCATCTCGGCCCTGCCGGGCGGCCAGGTACAGCAGACCGAGACGATCGGGCCGGCCGTCGGGCAGGAACTCACCACGCAGACCATCTACGCCGTGCTGCTGGGCCTGGCGCTCATCCTGGCGTACGTGTGGTTCCGCTTCGATCTCGTGACGGGGGCCGGGTCGGTGTTCGCGGTGTTCCACGACGTGGCGATCGTGATGGGCCTGTACAGCCTGCTGCACCTGGAGTTCGGGATCGCGACGGTCGCGGCGGTCCTGACCGTGATCGGGTACTCGCTGAACGACTCGATCATCGTGTCGGACCGCATCCGTGAGAACCACAAGGTCATGCGCGGCCAGACTTCGCGCGCCATCGTGAACGGCAGCATCAACCAGACGCTGTCTCGGACCGTGATGACCTCGGTCTGCACGCTGCTTCCCCTGCTCGCGCTGCTGGTGTTCGGCGGTCCGGTGCTGCGCGACTTCTCGATCGCGATGATCGTGGGGATCGTGGTGGGGACGTACAGCAGCATCTACATCGTCTCGCCGATGATCGTGTTCTTCGAGGAGCGCAGCCAGAACCGCGGCAAGGGCACGCCCGCGCCCGTCAAGAGCTGA
- a CDS encoding peptidoglycan DD-metalloendopeptidase family protein: MTLSATAHATSPVLEHALPQVTLRAPGLTLPAHVAPTRPGAVYVVARAGDTAQAIADSYGVDVSALSTARPGPLPAGAVVAVSLRNAVTEDGQLPPGVQVYTVQEGDTMAGVAARHGLSVTELLSANLSRETLDRLSVGERLFIPDAPGLLVRIKDGQTVQGLTHAYRADPARVALANGIGLPNELHVGDYLLLPGVIATGFRDQLIARQERQKEAARQARVQAQYEKYLAYQDKVKTQKLKRQYAIQEQYEKYLAYQKSPQRQALIAKYEAQARYDAAQRAAALQARAVASAPRGSTVRAASSGSVGGGLIWPLRSYRITSRFGEEDIEFHKEFFHGGVDLAAPYGTPIYSAASGTVTESGYGAFGNNVYTDTGEALIIYGHMSRTAVSVGQHVQRGDVLGYVGCSGMCTGPHLHFEVRLGGRPVNPLGLLP; this comes from the coding sequence ATGACCCTCTCGGCCACCGCGCACGCCACCTCTCCCGTCCTGGAACACGCCCTGCCGCAGGTCACCCTGCGCGCCCCCGGCCTGACCCTCCCCGCGCACGTCGCCCCCACCCGGCCCGGCGCGGTGTACGTCGTCGCGCGCGCGGGCGACACCGCGCAGGCCATCGCCGACAGTTACGGCGTGGACGTCTCCGCCCTGTCCACCGCCCGGCCCGGCCCGCTCCCGGCAGGCGCGGTCGTCGCCGTGTCGCTGCGCAACGCCGTCACCGAGGACGGGCAGCTGCCGCCCGGCGTGCAGGTGTACACCGTGCAGGAGGGCGACACCATGGCGGGTGTCGCCGCGCGGCACGGTCTGAGCGTCACGGAACTGCTGAGCGCCAACCTCAGCCGCGAGACGCTCGACCGCCTCTCGGTCGGCGAGCGGCTGTTCATCCCGGACGCTCCGGGCCTGCTCGTCCGCATCAAGGACGGCCAGACCGTGCAGGGCCTCACGCACGCGTACCGCGCCGACCCCGCCCGCGTCGCCCTCGCGAACGGCATCGGCCTGCCGAACGAACTGCACGTCGGCGACTACCTGCTGCTGCCCGGCGTGATCGCTACCGGCTTCCGCGACCAGCTGATCGCTCGGCAGGAACGCCAGAAGGAAGCGGCCCGGCAGGCGCGCGTCCAGGCGCAGTACGAGAAGTACCTCGCGTACCAGGACAAGGTCAAAACCCAGAAACTCAAGCGCCAGTACGCCATCCAGGAGCAGTACGAGAAGTACCTCGCGTACCAGAAGAGCCCGCAGCGTCAGGCGCTCATCGCGAAGTACGAGGCGCAGGCCCGCTACGACGCCGCCCAGCGGGCTGCGGCCCTGCAGGCCCGGGCGGTCGCCAGCGCGCCGCGCGGCAGCACCGTCCGCGCCGCGTCGAGCGGCTCGGTCGGCGGGGGCCTCATCTGGCCGCTGCGCAGTTACCGCATCACCAGCCGCTTCGGTGAAGAGGACATCGAGTTCCACAAGGAGTTCTTCCACGGCGGCGTGGACCTCGCCGCGCCGTACGGCACGCCGATCTACTCGGCCGCGTCCGGCACCGTCACCGAGAGCGGCTACGGCGCCTTCGGCAACAACGTGTACACCGACACCGGCGAGGCCCTCATCATCTACGGTCACATGAGCCGCACGGCCGTCAGCGTCGGGCAGCACGTGCAGCGCGGCGACGTGCTCGGCTACGTCGGCTGCTCCGGCATGTGCACCGGCCCGCACCTGCACTTCGAGGTGCGTCTCGGCGGGCGGCCCGTGAACCCGCTGGGCCTGCTGCCCTGA
- a CDS encoding response regulator translates to MRSVECPTLLVVDDEVQILELLHLSLTARGFCVTTATSGQEALAAVQRDRFDLVVMDVLMSPWDGFDTARRMQELSGCPPIVFLSGVSGQAQQEIGARLGAAYLTKPFRPSQLVEIIRRVLNLPPQTS, encoded by the coding sequence GTGAGGTCCGTCGAGTGCCCCACCCTGCTGGTCGTCGACGACGAGGTGCAGATTCTGGAACTGCTGCACCTGAGTCTCACCGCGCGCGGCTTCTGCGTCACGACGGCCACGTCCGGGCAGGAGGCGCTCGCGGCCGTGCAGCGGGACCGCTTCGACCTCGTGGTGATGGACGTGCTGATGTCTCCCTGGGACGGTTTCGACACGGCGCGCCGCATGCAGGAGCTGAGCGGCTGCCCGCCCATCGTGTTCCTGTCGGGCGTGAGCGGTCAGGCGCAGCAGGAGATCGGCGCGCGGCTCGGCGCGGCGTACCTCACCAAGCCTTTCCGGCCGTCGCAGCTCGTGGAGATCATCCGGCGGGTGCTGAACCTGCCCCCGCAGACCTCCTGA
- the pdxS gene encoding pyridoxal 5'-phosphate synthase lyase subunit PdxS, producing the protein MDNITQTATIQIKTGFAEMFKGGVIMDVVTPDQARIAEAAGATAVMALERVPADIRKDGGVARMSDPQMIRGIIGAVSIPVMAKVRIGHFVEAQILQSLGVDFIDESEVLTPADEAFHIEKSKFKVPFVNGSKNLGEALRRIGEGASMIRTKGEAGTGNVVEAVRHARTILGEIRSVQARPTEELMTVARDLQAPYELVRYVHEHGTLPVVNFAAGGIATPADAALMMQLGLDGVFVGSGIFKSGEGDLAKIEKRARAIVKAVTHFDNPDVLAEVSTDLGEPMVGINLDTLELKERLATRGW; encoded by the coding sequence ATGGACAACATCACCCAGACCGCCACCATCCAGATCAAGACCGGCTTCGCCGAGATGTTCAAGGGCGGCGTCATCATGGACGTCGTCACGCCCGACCAGGCCCGCATCGCCGAGGCCGCCGGCGCGACCGCCGTCATGGCACTGGAACGCGTTCCCGCCGACATCCGCAAGGACGGCGGCGTGGCCCGCATGAGCGACCCGCAGATGATCCGCGGCATCATCGGCGCCGTCAGCATCCCCGTCATGGCGAAGGTCCGGATCGGGCACTTCGTGGAAGCGCAGATCCTGCAGTCGCTCGGCGTGGACTTCATCGACGAGAGCGAGGTCCTCACGCCCGCCGACGAGGCCTTCCACATCGAGAAGTCGAAGTTCAAGGTCCCGTTCGTGAACGGCAGCAAGAACCTCGGCGAGGCCCTGCGCCGCATCGGTGAGGGCGCCAGCATGATCCGCACGAAGGGCGAGGCGGGCACCGGGAACGTCGTGGAGGCCGTGCGTCACGCGCGCACCATCCTGGGCGAGATCCGCAGCGTCCAGGCCCGCCCGACCGAGGAACTCATGACGGTCGCCCGCGACCTGCAGGCCCCGTACGAACTGGTGCGGTACGTGCACGAGCACGGCACGCTGCCGGTCGTGAACTTCGCGGCGGGCGGCATCGCCACGCCCGCCGACGCGGCCCTGATGATGCAGCTCGGCCTGGACGGCGTGTTCGTGGGCAGCGGCATCTTCAAGAGCGGCGAGGGCGACCTTGCCAAGATCGAGAAGCGCGCGCGCGCCATCGTGAAGGCCGTGACGCACTTCGACAACCCCGACGTGCTGGCCGAGGTGAGCACCGACCTGGGCGAGCCGATGGTGGGCATCAACCTCGACACCCTGGAACTCAAGGAACGCCTCGCCACGCGTGGCTGGTAA
- the pdxT gene encoding pyridoxal 5'-phosphate synthase glutaminase subunit PdxT: protein MLALQGAFREHRRVLESLGVTVREVRLPADLPGLSGLVIPGGESTTMGKLMLDYGLREPIRAFHAAGGAVFGTCAGAILMSGAVRGAPPQFGTQPSLDLMDIVVQRNAFGRQVDSFQGPLVVGGLDAPFPAMFIRAPVIESVGEGVQVLARQGEQVVLAREGRLLASSFHPELTRDARIHQLFLTMLPVTAPTLAG from the coding sequence GTGCTGGCGCTGCAGGGCGCGTTCCGGGAGCACCGGCGCGTGCTGGAGTCGCTGGGCGTGACGGTGCGGGAGGTGCGCCTCCCGGCGGATTTGCCGGGCCTGTCGGGTCTGGTCATTCCGGGCGGCGAGTCCACGACGATGGGCAAGCTGATGCTGGATTACGGGCTGCGTGAGCCGATCCGGGCGTTTCACGCGGCGGGCGGCGCGGTGTTCGGGACGTGCGCGGGCGCCATCCTGATGAGCGGCGCGGTGCGTGGCGCGCCGCCGCAGTTCGGGACGCAGCCGAGCCTGGACCTGATGGACATCGTGGTGCAGCGCAACGCGTTCGGACGTCAGGTGGACAGCTTCCAGGGGCCGCTCGTGGTGGGCGGGCTGGACGCGCCGTTCCCGGCGATGTTCATCCGTGCGCCCGTGATCGAGTCGGTGGGGGAGGGCGTGCAGGTCCTGGCGCGTCAGGGGGAGCAGGTGGTCCTGGCGCGTGAGGGACGGCTGCTCGCGTCGAGCTTCCACCCGGAACTCACGCGGGACGCCCGCATTCACCAGCTGTTCCTGACGATGCTGCCGGTGACGGCCCCGACCCTGGCGGGCTGA
- a CDS encoding alpha/beta fold hydrolase, translated as MLTRERPPEVYVSGSRRLYFRRSGRPPGEAAPLVLIHGLSGSRRWWRANLPVLERERTVYVVELVGFGSLRRRQRALGVRDAAALVAEWIAAADLRDVTLLGHSMGGQIALRAAALQGERVTRLVLAAASGLLHREWWRVAAQLPRALRYGRLGFVPTILADGARAGLPNLVRSSRDLLSDDVTDLLPDVRQPTLVIWGGRDVLLPPALGEALASALPDARYVLLPRAGHVLMVDEAPGFNREVLAFLNDPRAGRSAP; from the coding sequence GTGCTGACGCGGGAGCGTCCGCCGGAGGTGTACGTGTCCGGGTCGCGCCGACTGTACTTCCGGCGCAGTGGCCGCCCGCCGGGCGAGGCGGCGCCGCTGGTGCTCATTCACGGGCTGAGCGGGTCGCGCCGCTGGTGGCGGGCGAACCTGCCGGTGCTGGAGCGCGAACGGACCGTGTACGTGGTGGAACTGGTGGGGTTCGGGTCGCTGCGGCGGCGCCAGCGGGCGCTCGGCGTGCGCGACGCGGCCGCCCTGGTCGCCGAGTGGATCGCTGCGGCAGACCTGCGGGACGTGACGCTGCTGGGGCACAGCATGGGCGGGCAGATCGCGCTGCGCGCCGCGGCGCTGCAGGGCGAGCGGGTGACGCGGCTGGTGCTGGCGGCCGCGAGCGGCCTGCTGCACCGCGAGTGGTGGCGCGTCGCGGCGCAGTTGCCGCGCGCCCTGCGGTACGGGCGGCTGGGGTTCGTGCCGACCATCCTGGCGGACGGCGCGCGGGCGGGCCTGCCGAACCTCGTGCGGTCGAGCCGAGACCTGCTGAGCGACGACGTGACGGACCTGCTGCCGGACGTGCGGCAGCCGACGCTGGTCATCTGGGGCGGGCGGGACGTGCTGCTCCCCCCGGCGCTCGGCGAGGCGCTCGCGTCGGCCCTGCCGGACGCGCGGTACGTGCTGCTGCCGCGCGCCGGGCACGTCCTGATGGTGGACGAGGCGCCGGGCTTCAACCGCGAGGTCCTCGCCTTCCTGAACGACCCGCGTGCCGGACGGAGCGCCCCTTGA
- a CDS encoding alpha/beta fold hydrolase, giving the protein MTPSAAPYSHFVRVNGLIRHARVYPGPPDAAPLVIVPGLGCASWMYRRLARILRREHTVWVYDHPGMGFSQAHPRGPYRIEQLTDHLADWLTARGLHGVPLLGHSLGGEVIIDVAARYPHLPESLTLCAPTGIPENPSVTAQIVRFLLNLPRERLRLYPFALSAYLRVSPLRTYRLAQDQTRHETGPLIAQVHCPALVVDGSADPVIRSWTLDVLCGRLPYARACTVQGGTHALIDSHPRDVARETVQFLRDVKAGTFRPEP; this is encoded by the coding sequence TTGACCCCATCTGCTGCGCCGTACTCGCATTTCGTCCGGGTGAACGGCCTGATCCGGCACGCGCGCGTGTACCCCGGACCGCCGGACGCCGCGCCGCTCGTGATCGTGCCGGGTCTGGGCTGCGCGTCGTGGATGTACCGCCGCCTCGCGCGCATCCTGCGGCGCGAACATACCGTCTGGGTGTACGACCACCCCGGCATGGGTTTCAGTCAGGCGCACCCGCGCGGCCCGTACCGCATCGAGCAGCTCACCGACCACCTCGCCGACTGGCTCACGGCGCGCGGCCTGCACGGCGTGCCGCTGCTGGGGCACTCGCTGGGCGGCGAGGTCATCATCGACGTGGCGGCCCGCTACCCGCACCTTCCCGAGAGCCTCACCCTGTGCGCCCCGACCGGCATTCCCGAGAACCCGAGCGTCACGGCGCAGATCGTGCGCTTCCTGCTGAACCTGCCGCGCGAACGCCTCAGGCTGTACCCCTTCGCGCTGAGCGCGTACCTGCGCGTCTCGCCGCTCAGGACGTACCGGCTCGCGCAGGACCAGACGCGGCACGAGACGGGGCCGCTCATCGCGCAGGTGCACTGTCCGGCCCTGGTGGTGGACGGCTCGGCCGACCCCGTGATCCGCTCGTGGACGCTCGACGTGCTGTGCGGCCGCCTCCCGTACGCGCGCGCCTGCACCGTGCAGGGCGGCACGCACGCCCTGATCGACAGTCACCCGCGCGACGTGGCCCGCGAGACGGTCCAGTTCCTGCGTGACGTGAAGGCCGGCACCTTCCGCCCCGAACCCTGA